One genomic window of Hymenobacter sp. J193 includes the following:
- a CDS encoding response regulator has product MNPLPSVLLIDDDPINNFLNKSLLTRLGIAQHLTVVESGHAALDFLRQHCQQPTPVCPVLILLDINMPGMNGLQFLEAYQQLLPEQRQGVVIVILTTSLHPRDVRQVEQLGIIDSF; this is encoded by the coding sequence ATGAATCCGCTGCCGTCTGTTTTGCTGATCGATGATGACCCGATCAATAATTTCCTCAATAAAAGCCTGCTCACCCGCCTGGGTATAGCCCAGCACCTTACCGTGGTCGAAAGCGGCCACGCGGCCCTGGATTTCCTGCGCCAACACTGCCAGCAGCCTACGCCGGTCTGCCCGGTACTTATTCTGCTCGATATCAACATGCCCGGCATGAACGGGCTGCAGTTTCTGGAAGCTTACCAGCAGCTTCTGCCTGAGCAGCGGCAGGGCGTGGTCATCGTTATTCTCACCACTTCCCTGCACCCGCGCGACGTGCGCCAGGTGGAGCAGCTGGGCATCATCGACAGTTTCTGA
- a CDS encoding AAA family ATPase — translation MQNDIKTLRIQNFKSIKDVTMTPRRVNLIIGPPNVGKSNILEAMSLLGSIVYEQTEKFMGSFIRYEEPRQLFYDNLVSSTISVETEKDLCIIGKSSDDKLGYVFMDKDIFEKVIFEKYKKPYQKNFRNSIKNKIIRDIYGFIKENQNMSSSRINALYTDIDIRGGFSAGDKKISTGHYDEDDVIIRSYVFAKNAQIMKEHFDDYLYPSTGDNLAQIIRVNHILRREISKMFDVYGLKLLLRVDERRLEVVKDLEGIIYSYPYSSIADTLQRIIFYLAAIESNKDSVILFEEPEAHSYPQYVSMLGKRIAQSRNNQFFVATHSPYLLTEILEQMLPDEEQARELAIFVAYYEDYQTKVKQLSDEEVRAIRGDSVDVFYNMARYIPRPANG, via the coding sequence ATGCAAAACGACATCAAGACCCTGCGCATTCAGAATTTCAAGTCCATCAAGGACGTGACGATGACGCCCCGCCGCGTCAACCTCATCATCGGTCCGCCCAACGTAGGCAAGTCGAATATTCTGGAGGCTATGAGTTTGTTGGGAAGTATCGTCTATGAACAAACAGAAAAGTTCATGGGGAGCTTTATTCGGTATGAGGAGCCGCGACAACTATTTTATGATAATCTTGTTTCAAGTACTATTTCAGTGGAGACAGAAAAAGATTTATGCATAATAGGAAAATCCAGTGATGATAAATTAGGTTATGTTTTTATGGATAAAGATATTTTTGAAAAAGTAATATTTGAAAAATATAAAAAGCCATATCAGAAAAATTTTAGAAATTCCATTAAAAATAAAATAATTCGTGATATATATGGTTTTATAAAAGAAAATCAAAATATGTCTAGTTCGAGAATAAATGCTTTATATACTGATATAGATATTAGAGGGGGATTTTCTGCTGGTGATAAAAAAATATCTACAGGACATTATGACGAAGATGATGTAATCATCAGGAGCTATGTTTTTGCAAAGAATGCACAAATTATGAAGGAACACTTTGATGATTATCTCTATCCGTCTACCGGTGATAATCTTGCGCAAATAATAAGAGTCAATCATATTTTAAGAAGAGAAATATCGAAGATGTTTGATGTATATGGATTGAAACTCTTGTTACGTGTAGACGAACGTCGTCTTGAAGTAGTTAAAGATCTTGAAGGTATTATCTATTCTTACCCTTACTCCAGCATTGCCGATACCCTACAACGTATCATTTTTTACCTCGCTGCTATCGAAAGTAACAAAGACTCAGTAATCCTGTTTGAGGAGCCGGAGGCGCATTCGTACCCGCAATACGTGTCGATGCTCGGCAAACGCATTGCCCAGAGCCGTAACAACCAGTTCTTCGTGGCAACACACAGCCCGTACCTGCTGACGGAAATTCTGGAACAGATGCTGCCCGATGAGGAGCAGGCCCGGGAGCTGGCTATTTTCGTGGCGTACTACGAGGACTACCAAACCAAGGTAAAACAGCTCAGCGACGAGGAAGTGCGCGCCATCCGGGGCGACTCGGTGGATGTGTTCTACAACATGGCCCGCTACATTCCGCGCCCCGCCAATGGCTGA
- a CDS encoding PAS domain-containing sensor histidine kinase, translated as MPAFPASLPPPDDLTLTLLNVSLTGVILFRPVLAGAGSHDIVDLAYEFLNPSARRMLQLPEQPAETFLTLYPNATVTGIFDFYRNTYNSGEAGRYDVNYQHDGLDNFFHLSAQRSGELLVVSFTDTADQNRTAAEEALRESQAREQAARATAERERNLLNALLTQAPVAMGVLQGDEQKIVAVNEQMSAIWGYSAIELLGRPLLEAVPELQGQGFTELMEEVARTGVPFVGTEVAARLRQEGRLDTHYFNFVYQPLYDADGALLGVLDIAVDVTAQVLSRHEAQNLNEELAATNEELHAANEEFLQNNADLFLAQQELRLLNQELEARVQDRTAEARQARATAEGNRARLERLFMQAPAAICILDGPELVYELVNPGYQQLFPGRQLQGKPILEALPEIAGHEVHRTFRLVYETGITHTEPGLLIPFARPEDGQLENRYFNYIQQPRFNEHGHIDGVLVFAFEVTQQVEARQHADKLQKEVVAAMQRQVQERETFYQVFAQTPAAICIQRGPEHRYEYVNEAYQQFFPGRQLLGRTVAEALPETVDSGVVDLLDAVYQTGETYSGTELPLLIAQPDGQPPRQMYFTFTYQAYRENGEIVGISTFAYDVAAQVLARQQREAQQQQLQVLFEQAPVAIAVFRGADYVIEVANPSVASLWRRTPSEVIGRPLLEALPEVREQGFKELLDEIAVSGEAFVAQEVSAMLARGPEPETIYLNFVYQPLRDTQGTITSIAVVATEVTEQVAARRSAEQSKLQAQTLADELAALNQQLTRTNIDLDNFIYTASHDLKAPITNIEGLLHVLQSMLTTSTAAPEVGPVLGMMYESVARFKRTINHLADVTKLQKEHTQPTTEVALAPVLRDVQLDLAPLLSETGGRLTIDVDACPSVRFSVKNLRSVLFNLLSNALKYRRPDRLPEIRVACHPDGDYTVLTVQDNGLGLAPEQLPELFTMFRRLHSHVEGTGLGLYMVKRSVENAGGRVSVTSEPGVGSVFSVYFRRS; from the coding sequence ATGCCCGCCTTCCCGGCCTCCCTGCCTCCGCCCGACGACCTGACCCTGACGCTGCTCAACGTGTCGTTGACGGGCGTAATCCTGTTCCGGCCGGTGCTGGCAGGGGCTGGCTCCCACGACATCGTGGACTTGGCCTACGAGTTTCTCAACCCCTCGGCCCGGCGGATGCTGCAGCTGCCCGAGCAGCCCGCCGAAACGTTTCTCACGCTCTATCCCAACGCCACCGTTACCGGCATCTTCGATTTCTACCGCAACACTTACAACTCGGGAGAGGCCGGCCGCTACGATGTAAACTACCAGCACGACGGCCTGGACAACTTTTTTCACCTCTCGGCCCAGCGCAGCGGGGAACTGCTGGTCGTAAGCTTTACCGATACGGCCGACCAGAACCGCACGGCCGCTGAGGAGGCCCTGCGCGAAAGCCAGGCCCGGGAGCAGGCCGCCCGCGCCACCGCCGAGCGGGAACGGAACCTGCTGAACGCCCTGCTCACGCAGGCGCCCGTGGCCATGGGCGTGTTGCAGGGAGATGAGCAGAAGATAGTGGCCGTAAATGAGCAGATGAGCGCCATCTGGGGCTATAGCGCCATTGAGCTGCTGGGCCGGCCCCTGCTGGAAGCCGTGCCCGAACTACAAGGGCAAGGCTTCACGGAGCTGATGGAGGAGGTAGCCCGCACGGGCGTACCCTTTGTAGGTACCGAGGTGGCCGCCCGGCTGCGGCAAGAAGGCCGCCTGGATACCCACTACTTCAACTTCGTGTATCAGCCCCTGTACGACGCGGACGGCGCGCTGCTGGGCGTACTCGATATTGCCGTGGACGTGACAGCGCAGGTGCTCAGCCGCCACGAGGCCCAGAACCTGAACGAAGAGCTGGCGGCCACCAACGAAGAGCTGCACGCCGCCAACGAGGAGTTTCTGCAAAACAATGCCGATCTGTTTCTGGCCCAGCAGGAGCTGCGCCTGCTAAACCAGGAGCTGGAAGCCCGCGTGCAGGACCGTACCGCCGAAGCCCGGCAGGCCCGCGCCACCGCCGAGGGGAACCGGGCCCGCCTGGAGCGCCTGTTTATGCAGGCCCCGGCCGCCATCTGTATTCTGGATGGCCCGGAGCTGGTGTATGAGCTGGTGAACCCCGGCTATCAGCAGCTGTTTCCGGGCCGGCAGCTGCAGGGCAAGCCCATCCTGGAAGCCCTACCCGAAATAGCCGGCCATGAGGTACATCGAACGTTTCGCTTGGTCTACGAAACCGGCATTACGCATACGGAGCCGGGCTTGCTGATTCCCTTTGCCCGCCCCGAGGACGGACAGCTGGAAAACCGGTACTTCAACTATATCCAGCAGCCGCGCTTCAACGAGCACGGCCACATCGACGGGGTGCTGGTGTTTGCCTTCGAAGTAACCCAGCAGGTAGAGGCCCGCCAGCACGCCGATAAGCTGCAGAAAGAGGTAGTGGCCGCCATGCAGCGGCAAGTACAGGAGCGCGAAACCTTCTACCAGGTGTTTGCCCAGACGCCGGCCGCTATCTGTATCCAGCGTGGCCCGGAGCACCGCTACGAATACGTAAACGAGGCGTATCAGCAGTTTTTCCCGGGCCGGCAGCTGCTGGGCCGTACCGTAGCCGAGGCTCTTCCCGAAACCGTGGACAGCGGCGTGGTGGACTTGCTTGATGCCGTTTACCAGACGGGGGAAACCTACTCGGGTACGGAACTCCCCCTGCTCATTGCCCAGCCCGACGGGCAGCCGCCCCGGCAGATGTACTTTACCTTCACCTACCAGGCGTACCGTGAAAACGGGGAAATTGTGGGCATCTCTACCTTTGCCTACGATGTGGCCGCCCAAGTGCTGGCCCGCCAGCAGCGCGAGGCCCAGCAGCAGCAGTTGCAGGTGCTGTTTGAGCAGGCCCCGGTAGCCATTGCCGTCTTTCGGGGGGCAGATTACGTGATTGAGGTTGCTAACCCTTCAGTGGCCAGCCTGTGGAGACGCACGCCGTCGGAGGTCATTGGCCGGCCCCTGCTGGAGGCCCTACCCGAGGTACGGGAGCAGGGCTTTAAGGAGCTGCTGGACGAAATTGCCGTTAGTGGTGAGGCCTTCGTGGCCCAGGAAGTGTCGGCCATGCTGGCGCGCGGCCCCGAGCCGGAAACCATCTACCTGAACTTCGTGTACCAGCCGCTGCGTGATACCCAAGGCACTATTACGAGCATTGCCGTCGTAGCTACCGAGGTAACCGAGCAGGTAGCCGCCCGGCGTTCGGCCGAGCAAAGCAAGCTGCAGGCGCAAACCCTGGCCGACGAGCTGGCCGCCCTCAACCAGCAGCTAACCCGCACCAACATCGACCTGGACAACTTCATCTACACCGCCTCCCACGACCTCAAAGCCCCCATCACCAACATCGAAGGCCTGCTGCACGTGCTGCAGAGTATGCTCACTACCTCCACCGCGGCCCCGGAAGTAGGGCCGGTGCTGGGCATGATGTACGAGTCGGTGGCTCGCTTCAAGCGCACCATCAACCACTTGGCCGACGTAACCAAGCTGCAGAAGGAGCACACCCAGCCCACCACCGAAGTAGCCCTGGCGCCCGTGCTGCGCGACGTGCAGCTGGACCTGGCCCCGCTGCTCTCCGAAACCGGTGGCCGGCTGACCATTGATGTAGATGCCTGCCCCAGCGTGCGGTTTTCGGTGAAAAACCTGCGCTCCGTGCTGTTCAACCTGCTTAGCAACGCCCTCAAATACCGCCGCCCAGACCGCCTGCCCGAAATCCGCGTGGCCTGCCACCCCGATGGTGACTATACGGTACTCACAGTGCAGGACAACGGCCTGGGCTTGGCCCCCGAGCAGCTGCCCGAGCTGTTTACCATGTTCCGGCGCCTGCACAGCCACGTAGAGGGCACGGGCCTGGGCCTCTACATGGTGAAGCGCAGCGTGGAAAACGCCGGGGGCCGCGTGTCCGTAACCAGCGAGCCGGGCGTAGGCTCCGTTTTCTCCGTGTATTTCCGTCGCTCCTAG